In Myxocyprinus asiaticus isolate MX2 ecotype Aquarium Trade chromosome 32, UBuf_Myxa_2, whole genome shotgun sequence, one genomic interval encodes:
- the LOC127422927 gene encoding NHP2-like protein 1 — translation MTEAEVNPKAYPLADATLSKTILDLVQQASNYKQLRKGANEATKTLNRGISEFIVMAADAEPLEIILHLPLLCEDKNVPYVFVRSKQALGRACGVSRPVIATSVTIKEGSQLKPQIQSVQMAIERLLV, via the exons ATG ACTGAAGCTGAAGTGAATCCAAAGGCCTATCCACTGGCTGATGCCACACTGAGCAAAACCATTCTGGACCTGGTGCAACAGGCGTCCAACTACAAACAGTTAAGAAAGGGGGCCAATGAAG CGACCAAAACTCTGAACCGTGGAATTTCTGAGTTCATTGTGATGGCTGCAGATGCTGAACCTCTGGAGATTATTCTCCACCTGCCGCTGCTTTGTGAGGACAAGAATGTGCCGTATGTGTTTGTGCGCTCTAAGCAAGCTCTGGGACGTGCGTGTGGAGTGTCCAGACCAGTCATTGCTACATCAGTCACAATCAAAGAGGGCTCGCAGCTGAAACCTCAGATTCAGTCTGTGCAGATGGCTATTGAACGACTTTTAGTTTGA